Proteins encoded within one genomic window of Hahella chejuensis KCTC 2396:
- a CDS encoding ABC transporter substrate binding protein, with product MRNSIIRIVFLFTGAPGFALLLALTPPAAASHPPDTPQTQNPPAHTPWRLAYYEGGPHDNYHDYLEATIRGLMALGWIEQAELPSSEVDASTLWNWLAQNAKSQYLTFLSDAYYSADWEQQSREKIRTDIIDRMNRRKDIDLVFAMGTWAGQDLANNRHHTPVFVMSASDPIQSGIIKSAEDSGYDHVFARVSPQRYEKQLRVFHEAVGFKRLGVAYENSVDGRAYAALENIQKVAGENRFKVVSCYTLSDIPDNSKAVESVVSCIDKLAPEVDALYITMQGGVNERSIPTIVKIANKHKLPTFSQLGSEEVKYGVLMSMSRPDFESIGDYLASCLGQVINGASPRALKQLFEEKTNISLNLKTAEVIGIYLRADWLAAADEIYREIQVPD from the coding sequence ATGCGCAATTCGATCATCAGGATTGTCTTCCTCTTCACAGGCGCGCCAGGATTCGCCCTCCTGCTCGCCTTGACGCCTCCTGCCGCCGCTTCGCACCCGCCCGATACGCCACAAACGCAAAATCCGCCCGCTCATACCCCATGGCGGCTGGCTTATTACGAAGGCGGCCCCCATGACAACTATCACGACTACCTTGAAGCGACTATCCGCGGGCTGATGGCGCTGGGCTGGATCGAACAGGCGGAACTGCCTTCCAGCGAGGTCGACGCCAGCACCCTTTGGAACTGGCTGGCGCAAAACGCCAAAAGCCAGTATCTGACGTTTCTGAGCGACGCTTACTATTCCGCAGACTGGGAACAGCAGTCCAGAGAGAAAATCCGCACGGATATTATCGATCGGATGAACCGGCGAAAAGATATCGATCTGGTCTTCGCCATGGGCACCTGGGCGGGTCAGGACCTGGCCAACAACCGTCATCACACCCCTGTCTTCGTGATGTCCGCCAGCGATCCGATTCAGTCAGGCATCATCAAAAGCGCCGAAGACTCCGGCTATGATCACGTGTTCGCCCGGGTGTCGCCCCAGCGCTACGAGAAGCAACTGCGGGTGTTCCACGAGGCGGTGGGCTTCAAGCGCCTTGGAGTGGCCTACGAGAACTCCGTGGACGGACGCGCCTATGCGGCGCTGGAGAATATCCAAAAAGTCGCCGGGGAGAATCGCTTCAAAGTGGTAAGTTGTTATACCCTAAGCGATATTCCTGACAACAGCAAAGCGGTGGAGAGCGTAGTTTCATGCATCGACAAGCTGGCGCCGGAAGTGGACGCGCTGTACATTACCATGCAAGGCGGCGTAAATGAGCGCAGCATTCCGACAATAGTTAAAATCGCCAACAAACATAAACTGCCCACTTTTTCCCAACTGGGCTCGGAAGAAGTAAAATATGGCGTTTTAATGAGTATGTCGCGACCGGACTTTGAATCCATCGGCGATTACCTGGCTTCCTGTCTGGGCCAGGTTATAAACGGGGCGAGCCCCAGAGCCCTGAAGCAACTGTTTGAGGAGAAAACCAATATATCCCTTAACCTTAAGACGGCGGAAGTCATCGGCATTTACCTGCGCGCAGACTGGCTCGCCGCTGCAGACGAAATCTATCGAGAAATACAGGTTCCCGATTAA
- a CDS encoding ABC transporter substrate-binding protein gives MRIKRYLVALTTLTLALFTSVATAATSVKAEAASQFSMEPTTNQGQRWRIGYYEGGEYPDYQRELIVTVRSLMDMGWIKKADIPPQKGDQTSDLWRWLSESAQSDYIEFVKDAHYNANWDDNLRAQMKKDIIKRFSEKKDIDLMIAMGTWAGLDLANNEHSTPTLVFSASDPLSAGIIKSIDDSGYDHLHATMDPFRYDRHIRVFHDITGFKRLGIAYENSQNGRSYAAVDTIEALSKELKFTITPCYTKSDIADVSMAEHSVIDCFQKLAPKVDAIYITEQGGVTRKTLPVIVKTAQKYNVPTFSQSGSEEVRYGVLASLSQFNFKYFGEFHAQTMARIFNGAKPNELPQLFEEPARMALNLKTAEVIGFNPSLLLLGASDEIYREVETPQ, from the coding sequence ATGAGGATAAAACGTTATCTGGTCGCTCTGACAACACTGACATTGGCGCTGTTCACCAGCGTCGCCACTGCGGCTACATCCGTCAAAGCTGAAGCCGCCTCTCAGTTCAGCATGGAGCCGACGACTAATCAGGGTCAGCGATGGCGCATCGGTTACTACGAAGGGGGCGAGTATCCGGATTACCAACGGGAGCTGATCGTCACAGTGCGCTCGTTGATGGATATGGGCTGGATCAAAAAGGCGGATATCCCTCCCCAAAAGGGCGATCAGACCAGCGACCTGTGGCGCTGGCTCTCTGAGTCAGCCCAGAGTGACTATATCGAGTTCGTCAAAGACGCCCACTACAACGCCAATTGGGATGACAACCTGCGCGCTCAGATGAAGAAGGACATCATCAAACGGTTCAGTGAAAAGAAAGACATCGACCTGATGATCGCCATGGGCACCTGGGCGGGACTGGATCTGGCCAATAACGAACACAGCACGCCGACGCTGGTGTTTTCCGCAAGCGACCCTCTCTCAGCCGGCATCATCAAAAGCATCGACGATTCCGGTTATGATCATTTGCACGCCACGATGGACCCCTTTCGTTACGATCGCCATATTCGGGTGTTTCATGACATTACCGGCTTCAAGCGCCTCGGCATCGCCTATGAAAACTCTCAGAACGGCCGCAGTTACGCAGCAGTGGACACCATTGAGGCATTGAGTAAAGAACTTAAATTCACCATCACGCCCTGCTACACCAAGAGCGATATCGCCGACGTCAGCATGGCGGAGCACAGCGTCATCGACTGCTTCCAGAAACTGGCGCCGAAAGTGGACGCCATCTACATTACCGAACAGGGCGGCGTCACCCGCAAGACCTTGCCGGTGATCGTGAAGACGGCTCAAAAGTACAACGTGCCCACGTTCTCCCAATCCGGCTCCGAAGAAGTCCGCTATGGCGTGCTGGCCAGCCTGTCGCAGTTCAACTTCAAGTATTTTGGCGAGTTCCACGCACAAACCATGGCCAGAATATTCAATGGCGCCAAGCCCAACGAGTTGCCCCAGTTGTTCGAAGAACCGGCGAGAATGGCGCTGAACCTGAAGACTGCGGAGGTCATCGGGTTTAATCCCTCCCTGTTGTTACTCGGCGCCAGCGACGAGATTTACAGAGAGGTCGAAACGCCCCAATAA